From one Streptomyces mobaraensis genomic stretch:
- a CDS encoding Lrp/AsnC ligand binding domain-containing protein, with translation MRFWLRVAPGQLGTVGTALAAHPEIPFAAVTTGASNLFATGLFRDTDELYQYLDHRIGTLPGVQSIETTPILREVKRLTYHPTAAR, from the coding sequence GTGCGTTTCTGGCTCCGCGTGGCCCCCGGACAGCTCGGAACCGTCGGCACCGCCCTGGCCGCCCACCCAGAAATCCCCTTCGCGGCCGTCACCACCGGCGCATCCAACCTGTTCGCGACCGGGCTCTTTCGCGACACCGACGAGCTGTACCAGTACCTGGACCACCGCATCGGCACCCTCCCCGGCGTGCAGTCCATCGAGACCACCCCCATCCTGCGAGAAGTCAAACGCCTGACGTACCACCCCACCGCCGCCCGATGA
- a CDS encoding IS5 family transposase: protein MTLRSGYPGDLSDDRWTLIEPVLSAWRASRRQHALDIGRPPEHDLRQIMNAILYVDRTGIPWRYLPHDFAPWATVYGYFAKWQQDGVSNSSPACCGAWSARRRDATANRQPACWTPRPSKPPPTSTSRIRAPTPGNGSSAASVTWATDTPGLLLTVMVTAASISDTAAGVQLLSRIATAHLRFSKAWVDAGYRTTAIGHGARLGIDVQPVQCPPGTQGFTIVPRRWTIERSIGWLMHHRRPRPRLRDPPTPFRSHFPNRDDRPNEPPPHRRSHPKRARHLTCRNQTQTSGPNAQLRIA from the coding sequence ATGACTCTGCGTAGCGGCTACCCCGGCGACCTGTCCGACGACCGCTGGACGCTGATCGAACCCGTCCTCTCGGCCTGGCGGGCCAGCCGGCGCCAGCACGCCCTGGACATCGGACGCCCGCCTGAGCACGACCTGCGGCAGATCATGAACGCCATCCTCTACGTGGACCGCACCGGCATCCCCTGGCGGTACCTCCCGCACGACTTCGCACCGTGGGCCACCGTCTACGGGTACTTCGCAAAGTGGCAGCAGGACGGTGTTTCGAACAGCTCACCGGCTTGCTGCGGCGCCTGGTCCGCCAGAAGGAGGGACGCGACAGCGAACCGTCAGCCTGCGTGCTGGACTCCCAGACCATCAAAACCTCCGCCAACGTCCACCTCGCGGATCAGGGCACCGACACCAGGAAACGGATCATCGGCCGCAAGCGTCACCTGGGCCACGGACACCCCTGGGCTGCTGCTGACCGTCATGGTCACAGCCGCGAGCATCTCCGACACCGCCGCCGGCGTCCAGCTCCTGTCCCGCATCGCCACAGCCCACCTCCGCTTCAGCAAAGCCTGGGTAGACGCCGGCTACCGCACCACCGCCATCGGCCATGGCGCCCGCCTCGGCATCGACGTCCAGCCCGTCCAATGTCCGCCGGGCACCCAAGGGTTCACGATCGTCCCCCGGCGCTGGACCATCGAACGCAGCATCGGCTGGCTCATGCACCACCGCCGCCCTCGCCCGCGACTACGAGACCCACCCACACCGTTCCGAAGCCATTTTCCCAATCGCGATGATCGACCTAATGAGCCGCCGCCTCACCGACGAAGCCACCCCAAACGGGCGCGGCACCTGACCTGCCGGAACCAAACGCAAACCAGCGGACCAAACGCTCAGTTACGGATTGCGTGA
- a CDS encoding terpene synthase family protein: MPMVDFDIPFPSRRSPHIADTHERARRWALDTGLLNLQHLPAYDAWQMALFCGLAWPDAPADDLYLATRLFIWWPLFDDQFDSPLGEDPKRAATICLPYIHTVRTTDTRPRSTDDPLLAVYRGLWARITGPMSEQWRQRAADHWQGYFHVYEYEAAIRGSDHPLPGLDEYQRLRLHSTAVQPCFDLAERFRPHLTAEVPDHLARHPHMHRLRELSTLVVGTVNDVISLDKEEKHTRERINLIPLLEHHQDMTRDEAVRHAQHQVQHWVHKYLTEEARLRAAAERVTPTPAEHDALDNFLTHTRDWMRANYEWHLVTGRYTGTYA, from the coding sequence ATGCCCATGGTCGACTTCGACATCCCCTTCCCCAGCCGACGCAGTCCGCACATCGCCGACACCCACGAACGCGCCCGCCGATGGGCCCTGGACACCGGCTTGCTCAACTTGCAGCACTTGCCCGCCTACGACGCCTGGCAGATGGCCCTCTTCTGCGGCCTGGCCTGGCCCGACGCCCCGGCCGATGACCTCTATCTGGCCACCCGACTGTTCATCTGGTGGCCCCTGTTCGACGATCAGTTCGACAGCCCGCTCGGCGAAGACCCCAAGCGCGCCGCCACCATCTGCCTGCCCTACATCCACACCGTCCGCACCACCGACACCCGCCCCCGCAGCACCGACGACCCACTCCTGGCGGTGTACCGCGGCCTATGGGCACGCATCACCGGCCCGATGTCGGAGCAGTGGCGACAGCGTGCCGCCGACCACTGGCAGGGCTACTTCCATGTCTACGAATACGAAGCCGCCATCAGAGGCAGTGACCACCCGCTGCCCGGCCTGGACGAATACCAGCGGCTACGCCTGCACTCCACCGCCGTCCAGCCCTGCTTCGACCTCGCCGAACGCTTCCGACCCCACCTCACCGCCGAAGTACCCGACCACCTCGCCCGCCACCCCCACATGCACCGACTGCGGGAGCTGTCCACCCTGGTCGTCGGCACCGTCAACGACGTCATCTCCCTCGACAAGGAGGAAAAGCACACCCGGGAGCGGATCAACCTCATCCCCCTCCTCGAACACCACCAGGACATGACCCGCGACGAAGCCGTCCGCCACGCACAACACCAGGTCCAGCACTGGGTGCACAAATACCTCACTGAGGAAGCCCGCCTACGGGCGGCCGCCGAACGCGTCACGCCCACCCCAGCCGAACACGATGCCCTCGACAACTTCCTCACCCACACCCGCGACTGGATGCGCGCCAACTACGAATGGCACCTCGTCACCGGCCGCTACACCGGCACCTACGCCTGA
- a CDS encoding polyprenyl synthetase family protein translates to MNPSPTLTTGPPDLVHLRRQIEEALTSFVNAKRDATHAAGMPAEATEVLAEFVLDGGKRLRPLLCLLGWHTVAEAPPPPPVVRTAAALEIFHDFCLIHDDVMDHSALRRGHPTVHRILAARHRPARSPAGADELGAHAAVLVGDLAFVWSDELLHTAGLTPTQAEAAWPLIDAMHAEVIHGQYLDLIQDATTATDLDAPLRVILYKTAKYTVERPLHIGAALAGGGPALRQALTAYALPLGEAFQLRDDLLGVFGDPTRTGKPNLDDLREGKHTVLIAHALHHADSDQRELLRQALGDPGLTEDTAARVRAVLVSTGARATVEQLIRHRCKQALNALDGLPAPPAARHVLHDVALAATVRQS, encoded by the coding sequence ATGAACCCGTCTCCCACCCTGACCACCGGACCCCCGGACCTCGTCCACCTCCGCCGCCAGATCGAAGAGGCCCTGACGAGCTTCGTCAACGCCAAACGCGACGCCACACACGCAGCAGGCATGCCCGCGGAAGCGACCGAGGTCCTGGCCGAGTTCGTCCTCGACGGCGGCAAACGCCTGCGCCCCCTGCTGTGCCTGCTCGGCTGGCACACCGTCGCCGAAGCGCCCCCGCCACCGCCGGTCGTCCGCACGGCCGCCGCCCTGGAAATCTTCCACGACTTCTGCCTCATCCACGACGACGTCATGGACCACTCCGCCCTGCGCCGCGGCCACCCCACCGTCCACCGCATCCTGGCCGCCCGCCACCGGCCGGCCCGCTCGCCGGCCGGCGCCGACGAACTCGGCGCCCACGCCGCCGTCCTCGTCGGGGACCTCGCCTTCGTCTGGTCCGACGAACTCCTGCACACCGCCGGCCTGACGCCGACGCAGGCAGAGGCCGCCTGGCCGCTCATCGACGCCATGCACGCCGAGGTCATTCACGGCCAGTACCTCGACCTCATCCAGGACGCCACGACCGCTACCGACCTCGACGCCCCGCTGCGCGTCATCCTCTACAAGACCGCCAAGTACACCGTCGAACGGCCCCTGCACATCGGCGCCGCCCTCGCCGGGGGCGGCCCCGCCCTCCGCCAGGCCCTCACCGCGTACGCCCTCCCGCTCGGCGAGGCCTTCCAGCTCCGCGACGACCTCCTCGGCGTCTTCGGCGACCCCACCCGCACCGGCAAACCCAACCTCGACGACCTCCGCGAAGGCAAACACACCGTTCTCATCGCCCACGCTCTCCACCACGCCGACTCCGACCAACGCGAACTGCTCCGCCAGGCCCTGGGCGACCCCGGCCTGACCGAAGACACCGCCGCCCGCGTCCGCGCCGTCCTCGTCTCCACCGGCGCCCGCGCCACCGTGGAACAACTAATCCGCCATCGTTGTAAGCAGGCCCTCAATGCCCTCGACGGCCTCCCTGCCCCGCCCGCCGCCCGCCACGTCCTGCACGACGTCGCCTTGGCGGCCACCGTGAGGCAGTCATGA
- the ispG gene encoding flavodoxin-dependent (E)-4-hydroxy-3-methylbut-2-enyl-diphosphate synthase produces MTPTRLGLPTVPPKPPERRASRRIRVGDVPVGGGAPISVQTMTTTTTADVDATLRQIAEITAAGCDIVRVAVPSRDDADALRAIVAKSPLPVVADIHFQPRYVFAAIDAGCAAVRVNPGNIKRFDDRVAEIAKAASAAKVPIRVGVNAGSLDPRLLAKHGAATPEALVESALWECSLFEEHGFTDIKIAVKHHDPMTVVAANRLLAAACDYPLHLGVTEAGPAFQGAIKSAVAFGILLGEGIGDTIRVSLSAPPVEQVTAGIHILQSLGLRPRQLEIVSCPGCGRLQVDIHRLATEVQAAFDGFPHPLRVAVMGCVVNGPGEAREADLGVSCGNGKGQIFVHGEVVRTVPEHRVVEALLEEALRLTEPPPPETGDPT; encoded by the coding sequence ATGACGCCCACCCGCCTCGGGCTGCCCACCGTCCCCCCGAAGCCGCCGGAACGCCGTGCCTCGCGGCGGATCCGGGTCGGTGACGTCCCGGTCGGGGGCGGTGCGCCGATTTCCGTGCAGACCATGACGACCACCACGACCGCGGACGTGGATGCGACACTGCGGCAGATCGCGGAGATCACGGCCGCGGGTTGTGACATCGTGCGGGTGGCCGTGCCCTCGCGGGACGACGCCGACGCCCTGCGGGCCATCGTCGCGAAGTCCCCCCTGCCGGTCGTGGCGGACATCCACTTCCAGCCCCGTTACGTCTTCGCCGCGATCGACGCCGGCTGCGCGGCGGTGCGCGTCAACCCCGGCAACATCAAGCGCTTCGACGACCGCGTCGCCGAGATCGCCAAGGCCGCCTCGGCCGCGAAGGTACCGATCCGCGTCGGCGTCAACGCCGGCTCCCTCGACCCGCGGCTGCTGGCCAAACACGGCGCCGCGACGCCGGAGGCGTTGGTGGAGTCGGCGTTGTGGGAGTGCTCCCTCTTCGAGGAGCACGGCTTCACGGACATCAAGATCGCGGTGAAGCACCATGACCCGATGACCGTCGTCGCCGCCAACCGCCTCCTCGCCGCCGCCTGCGACTACCCCCTCCACCTCGGCGTCACCGAAGCGGGACCGGCTTTCCAGGGCGCGATCAAATCCGCCGTCGCCTTCGGCATCCTCCTCGGTGAAGGCATCGGCGACACCATCCGCGTCTCCCTCTCCGCCCCACCCGTCGAGCAGGTCACAGCCGGCATCCACATCCTCCAGTCCCTCGGCCTGCGCCCCCGCCAGTTGGAGATCGTCTCCTGCCCCGGCTGCGGCCGCCTTCAAGTCGACATCCACCGCCTCGCCACCGAAGTCCAGGCCGCCTTCGACGGCTTTCCCCATCCCCTGCGCGTCGCCGTCATGGGCTGCGTCGTCAACGGCCCCGGCGAAGCACGCGAAGCCGACCTCGGCGTCTCCTGCGGCAACGGCAAAGGCCAGATCTTCGTCCACGGCGAAGTCGTGCGCACCGTTCCTGAACACCGCGTCGTGGAGGCCCTGCTGGAGGAAGCTCTCCGCCTCACCGAACCGCCTCCCCCCGAAACGGGTGACCCCACATGA
- a CDS encoding 1-deoxy-D-xylulose-5-phosphate synthase, giving the protein MQNPPGNTTKVPPLLASVTGPEALRTLPAEALPALAEDIRRYLVTTVCASGGHLGPSLGVVELTIALHRVFHSPRDSVLFDIGHQAYVHKLLTGRQKGFEQLRRAGGLSGYCCRAESEHDLIENSHASTALSYADGLAKARALAGERDRAVVAVIGDGALTGGMAWEALDNIGAAPERPVIVVLNDNGRSYSPTTGAVATRLAALRAPGPHPAGNDVFAAHGLACLGPVDGHDIPAVEEALRQARALGRPAVVHVVTVKGKGYPFAEADEADCFHAVGVIDPVTGRTRATAAPPVRQPGSWTDVFGQELLALAEQRPDLVAVTAAMLRPTGLHPMAVAHPGRVFDVGIAEQHAVTSAAGLAMGGLHPVVAVYATFLNRAFDQVLMDVALHRLPVTLVLDRAGITGPDGPSHHGMWDISLLALVPGLRVAAPRDTTRLKELLREAVATDDGPTALRLPKAPAGPDLEALARMDGVDVLHRSAGRSLDVLLVSAGLTAGAAVAAARQLEEDEGIGSTVVDPRWITPVNRALVHLAARHHLTVTVEDNTRTGGFGNLLAQACADAAVTTPVRCLGLPRAFLPHGTRADLLADAGLDADGITSAILRAHTDFLTYDVAPLANPVNGRRRP; this is encoded by the coding sequence ATGCAGAACCCCCCTGGCAATACGACAAAAGTACCGCCACTTCTGGCGTCCGTAACGGGCCCGGAGGCCTTACGCACCCTGCCGGCGGAAGCACTGCCGGCGCTGGCCGAGGACATCCGGCGCTACCTGGTGACAACGGTGTGCGCCTCGGGCGGTCACCTGGGCCCGAGCCTGGGGGTGGTCGAGCTGACGATCGCCCTGCACCGCGTCTTCCACTCGCCGCGCGACAGCGTCCTGTTCGACATCGGACACCAGGCGTACGTCCACAAGCTGCTGACCGGCCGCCAGAAAGGCTTCGAACAGCTGCGCCGGGCCGGCGGCCTGTCGGGATACTGCTGCCGCGCGGAGTCCGAACACGATCTGATCGAGAACTCGCACGCCTCCACCGCCCTGTCCTACGCCGACGGGCTCGCCAAGGCCCGCGCCCTGGCGGGGGAACGGGACCGTGCGGTGGTAGCGGTCATCGGCGACGGCGCGCTCACCGGCGGCATGGCGTGGGAAGCGCTCGACAACATCGGCGCCGCCCCCGAACGCCCGGTGATCGTCGTCCTCAACGACAACGGCCGCTCCTACTCCCCCACCACCGGCGCCGTCGCCACCCGCCTGGCCGCGCTGCGCGCCCCCGGCCCGCACCCGGCCGGGAACGACGTGTTCGCCGCGCACGGCCTGGCCTGCCTCGGGCCGGTCGACGGACACGACATCCCCGCGGTGGAGGAGGCGCTGCGCCAAGCCCGCGCCCTGGGCCGCCCCGCCGTCGTGCACGTCGTCACCGTCAAGGGCAAGGGATATCCCTTCGCGGAGGCGGACGAGGCGGACTGCTTCCATGCCGTCGGAGTGATCGATCCCGTCACCGGCCGCACCCGGGCCACCGCCGCGCCGCCCGTACGGCAGCCCGGCAGCTGGACCGACGTCTTCGGCCAGGAGCTGCTCGCCTTGGCCGAGCAGCGGCCGGACCTGGTCGCGGTGACCGCGGCGATGCTCCGCCCCACCGGCCTGCACCCCATGGCCGTGGCCCATCCCGGCCGCGTCTTCGACGTCGGCATCGCCGAACAGCACGCCGTCACCAGCGCCGCGGGCCTGGCCATGGGCGGCCTCCACCCCGTGGTGGCCGTCTACGCCACGTTCCTCAACCGCGCCTTCGACCAGGTCCTGATGGACGTGGCCCTGCACCGCCTGCCCGTCACCCTCGTCCTGGACCGCGCCGGCATCACCGGCCCCGACGGCCCCTCGCACCACGGCATGTGGGACATCAGCCTCCTCGCCCTCGTCCCCGGCCTGCGCGTCGCCGCCCCCCGCGACACCACACGCCTCAAAGAGCTGTTGCGCGAGGCCGTCGCCACCGATGACGGGCCGACCGCCCTGCGCCTGCCCAAAGCCCCGGCCGGGCCCGACCTGGAGGCACTGGCTCGCATGGACGGCGTGGACGTCCTCCACCGCAGCGCCGGCCGTTCCCTGGACGTCCTCCTCGTCTCCGCGGGCCTCACCGCGGGCGCCGCCGTCGCGGCGGCCCGGCAACTCGAAGAGGACGAGGGCATCGGCTCCACCGTGGTCGACCCCCGCTGGATCACCCCCGTCAACCGCGCCCTCGTCCACCTCGCCGCACGCCACCACCTGACCGTGACCGTGGAGGACAACACCCGCACCGGCGGCTTCGGCAACCTGCTCGCCCAGGCGTGCGCCGACGCCGCCGTCACCACCCCGGTGCGCTGCCTGGGCCTGCCCCGCGCCTTCCTCCCCCACGGCACCCGAGCCGACCTCCTGGCCGACGCCGGACTCGACGCCGACGGCATCACCTCCGCCATTCTGCGCGCCCATACCGACTTCCTCACCTACGACGTCGCTCCCCTCGCCAACCCGGTCAACGGCCGGCGGCGACCGTGA
- a CDS encoding polyhydroxyalkanoate synthesis regulator DNA-binding domain-containing protein, whose protein sequence is MRDAASRQGPPGPARVVRELTRHHDGSLHDTTAHRPVSLGELADDVRAGATFRARDAATNRDCTYQVLATVLAGALSWIPAPLGHGAVPSATIATLLAPERS, encoded by the coding sequence ATGCGGGATGCCGCCTCACGCCAAGGGCCGCCCGGACCGGCCCGGGTGGTGCGGGAACTGACCCGTCACCATGACGGCTCGCTGCACGACACCACCGCGCACCGGCCCGTCTCGCTCGGCGAGCTGGCGGACGACGTACGCGCGGGAGCCACCTTTCGGGCGCGGGACGCGGCCACGAACCGGGATTGCACCTACCAGGTCCTGGCCACCGTCCTCGCCGGAGCGCTCTCCTGGATACCCGCCCCTTTGGGGCACGGGGCCGTGCCGTCCGCGACGATCGCCACCCTTCTGGCGCCCGAGCGGAGCTGA
- a CDS encoding ABC1 kinase family protein has translation MGGGRTRHVSRVVGRLLAEQVRVRRAKPEEGAEGQARAVREALQELGPFYIKVGQMLSTRPDFVPRAVLEELGQLHDQVTPVSFATFEPVLAAELGPRWRRLFREIDTSAPLGAASLAQVYRARLADGAFAAVKVQRPGVEQAMAEDIRLLRRAARLLARAAPRFAAVVDVPAMLGVLFEAMEAETDFRVEAGHMRRARELCEEFAFLSVPRVLLPPTRRVLVQALAPGVSIRDADPRAFTSAQRSGIGRDLMAFMYRGYFLDRFFHADPHPGNIFVAPGEPAHLIDWGMVGRMESGTSRHLVLALLNLAANDGAGLAATWIDMGTATTWADVAGFRSDISMLVPKIASVTLEELNFGVTLTAILVHATRRGIRTSPVISLLGKSFANLEGSIRYLCPELSLTDVFADNLRTIVFGLARETLSEQQAARTALDLMIAAPGALQQTRGILRAFAEKDVTFHAKVAGEDDRRKRATDAGSWPFWAALVLAGFLARGRRG, from the coding sequence GTGGGCGGTGGCCGCACGCGGCACGTCTCCCGTGTGGTGGGACGGCTGCTGGCCGAGCAGGTCCGCGTCCGCCGGGCGAAGCCGGAGGAAGGCGCCGAGGGCCAGGCGCGGGCCGTCCGGGAGGCGCTGCAGGAGCTGGGCCCGTTCTACATCAAGGTGGGGCAGATGCTCTCCACGCGGCCGGACTTCGTACCGCGGGCCGTGCTGGAGGAGTTGGGGCAGTTGCACGACCAGGTCACCCCCGTGTCCTTCGCCACGTTCGAGCCGGTGCTCGCGGCGGAGCTCGGGCCGCGGTGGCGGCGGCTGTTCCGGGAGATCGACACCTCGGCGCCGCTGGGCGCCGCCTCGCTGGCACAGGTCTACCGGGCGCGGCTGGCCGACGGGGCGTTCGCCGCGGTCAAGGTCCAACGTCCGGGTGTGGAACAGGCGATGGCCGAGGACATCCGGCTGTTGCGGCGGGCCGCCCGCCTCCTGGCGCGGGCCGCTCCCCGGTTCGCGGCCGTGGTGGACGTGCCGGCCATGCTGGGCGTGCTGTTCGAGGCCATGGAGGCGGAGACGGACTTCCGGGTGGAGGCCGGCCACATGCGCCGGGCCCGGGAGCTGTGTGAGGAGTTCGCGTTCCTGTCCGTGCCCCGGGTGCTGCTGCCGCCGACCCGGCGGGTACTGGTACAGGCGCTGGCCCCGGGCGTGTCGATCCGGGACGCCGATCCGCGCGCGTTCACCTCCGCCCAGCGCTCGGGTATCGGCCGGGACTTGATGGCGTTCATGTACCGCGGCTACTTCCTCGACCGCTTCTTCCACGCCGACCCTCACCCGGGCAACATCTTCGTCGCCCCGGGCGAGCCCGCGCACCTGATCGACTGGGGCATGGTGGGCCGTATGGAGAGCGGTACCAGCCGGCACCTGGTGCTGGCCCTGCTGAACCTCGCGGCCAACGACGGCGCGGGTCTGGCCGCGACCTGGATCGACATGGGGACCGCCACGACCTGGGCCGACGTCGCCGGGTTCCGCTCCGACATCAGCATGCTCGTCCCGAAGATCGCCTCCGTCACGCTGGAGGAGCTCAACTTCGGCGTCACCCTGACCGCGATCCTCGTCCACGCCACCCGCCGCGGCATCCGCACCAGCCCGGTGATCTCGCTGCTGGGAAAGTCCTTCGCCAATCTCGAGGGGTCGATCCGCTACCTGTGCCCGGAACTCTCCCTCACCGACGTCTTCGCCGACAACCTCCGCACCATCGTCTTCGGCCTCGCCCGCGAGACCCTCTCCGAACAGCAGGCCGCCCGCACCGCCCTCGATCTCATGATCGCCGCGCCGGGGGCCCTCCAGCAGACCCGGGGGATCCTGCGCGCCTTCGCCGAGAAGGACGTCACCTTCCACGCCAAGGTGGCCGGTGAGGACGACCGGCGGAAGAGGGCCACGGACGCCGGGTCGTGGCCCTTCTGGGCCGCCCTCGTCCTCGCCGGCTTCCTCGCCCGTGGCAGGAGGGGATGA
- the uppS gene encoding polyprenyl diphosphate synthase, producing the protein MPPRHVAVILDGNRRWAAEHRLPLFAAYRAGAVRVHELAGWCEQAGITFVTVWALSRDNLRRAPAVVRQITGAVTAGLQTMASTRRWRIRIIGAMDELRPEDARTLREITEQTRHIQGITLNVAVAYSGRDDIVSAVRSLIRSDGAGGGAVTEDRLARHLSTAGQPDVDLVIRTSGEQRLSGFMVWQVAEAELYFTDTAWPDFDHHSFDAALRWYHGRHRRFGR; encoded by the coding sequence ATGCCGCCGAGGCATGTGGCGGTGATCCTCGACGGCAACCGGCGCTGGGCCGCGGAACACCGGCTCCCGCTCTTCGCCGCGTACCGGGCGGGAGCCGTGCGCGTGCACGAACTCGCCGGCTGGTGTGAACAGGCAGGCATCACCTTCGTGACCGTCTGGGCACTCTCCCGGGACAATCTGCGGAGGGCTCCCGCCGTGGTCCGACAGATCACGGGAGCGGTCACGGCCGGGCTGCAGACGATGGCTTCCACCAGGCGATGGCGCATCCGCATCATCGGCGCCATGGACGAACTGCGGCCCGAGGACGCTCGCACCTTGCGAGAGATCACGGAACAGACCCGGCACATCCAGGGCATCACGCTGAACGTGGCCGTCGCCTACAGCGGGCGGGACGACATCGTGAGCGCCGTCCGCTCCCTCATCCGCAGCGATGGTGCGGGCGGCGGGGCTGTCACCGAAGACCGGCTGGCTCGGCATCTGTCCACGGCCGGCCAGCCCGACGTCGACCTGGTCATCCGCACCTCGGGCGAACAGCGCCTGTCCGGATTCATGGTGTGGCAGGTCGCGGAGGCGGAACTCTACTTCACCGATACCGCCTGGCCCGACTTCGACCACCACAGCTTCGACGCGGCACTGCGCTGGTATCACGGTCGACATCGGCGTTTCGGCCGCTGA
- a CDS encoding terpene synthase family protein, which produces MQKVQPVVELPPFYCPIQGAIHPHTDHLRRRSEEWMHGYGFCPDAASLQFVRSFNSADFVGRMAPHGLLDPMQVLTDWCNLGFVIDERFDRIPLARSDRNVLAEAAELAVKLVRTFETPGAGLLTTSPFGAPLEDLATRMHRMTTPSQRRRIVEGTHLWASALVWEVADHARPEPPSLNDYTTQRQQTIGGALFTSWIDTLTGVEVPASEMDHPSVRALTEITGLIVGIDNDLFSYANDLWFHQNQGVTLRNFATVLAAEGGCTTDQALREVTWMRNRLTALFLALRDQLTERHRPRAGSALRNYMRHLGYLIRGNLDYYGVTDKYRNPDGRSPDTLLRVAYRFTSKPPDNASEPLPIPTISWWWDQLATA; this is translated from the coding sequence ATGCAGAAGGTGCAACCAGTGGTCGAACTCCCGCCCTTTTACTGTCCCATTCAGGGAGCCATCCACCCCCACACCGACCATCTGCGGCGTCGCTCGGAAGAGTGGATGCACGGGTACGGATTCTGCCCGGACGCGGCAAGCCTGCAGTTCGTGCGCTCTTTCAACTCCGCCGATTTCGTCGGGCGCATGGCGCCACACGGGCTGCTGGACCCGATGCAAGTCCTTACCGACTGGTGCAACCTCGGCTTCGTGATCGACGAGCGTTTCGACCGTATCCCCCTGGCCCGGTCGGACCGGAACGTACTGGCCGAGGCCGCGGAACTGGCCGTCAAACTGGTGCGTACCTTTGAGACGCCCGGTGCCGGACTGCTGACCACCAGCCCGTTCGGCGCCCCCCTGGAAGACCTCGCCACGCGGATGCACCGCATGACCACACCCTCGCAAAGGCGCCGGATCGTCGAAGGCACTCACTTGTGGGCGTCGGCTCTGGTCTGGGAAGTCGCGGATCACGCCCGCCCTGAGCCCCCTTCCCTCAACGACTACACCACCCAACGCCAGCAGACCATTGGCGGGGCGCTCTTCACCAGCTGGATCGACACTCTGACCGGCGTCGAAGTACCCGCCTCGGAGATGGACCACCCGTCGGTCCGCGCCCTTACCGAGATCACCGGACTGATCGTCGGCATCGACAACGACCTGTTCTCCTACGCCAATGACCTCTGGTTCCATCAGAACCAGGGAGTGACCCTGCGGAACTTCGCGACCGTCCTGGCCGCCGAGGGCGGCTGCACCACCGACCAGGCTCTCAGGGAAGTGACCTGGATGAGGAACCGGTTGACGGCCCTCTTCCTCGCACTGCGCGACCAGCTCACCGAACGGCACCGACCGCGGGCCGGCAGCGCTCTGCGCAACTACATGCGGCACCTGGGATACCTCATCCGCGGCAACCTCGACTACTACGGCGTCACCGACAAGTACCGCAACCCCGACGGCCGCTCGCCCGACACCTTGCTGCGCGTCGCATACCGGTTCACCTCGAAACCGCCGGACAACGCCTCGGAACCCCTGCCCATCCCCACCATCAGCTGGTGGTGGGATCAACTCGCGACCGCCTGA